The Gossypium hirsutum isolate 1008001.06 chromosome D03, Gossypium_hirsutum_v2.1, whole genome shotgun sequence genomic interval CCTTCATCAGAGTCTAATAATCTGAGTAAATTAAATAAGAAGAAATCCAGTCATGAAGAAGTTGAATTCAGAAGGCAGTTGACTAAGAGCAATAATCTCATGCATGATGGTGCCCATCCTACAAAAGCTGCCTATAACAAGTCAACCGGTGCTGTTTCATCTGAATTCTTAGTTACTGATGCATCCAAGAAAAGTAATAGAACTGTAATTAGTGATAGAGAAGATGACCTGCTACTTCATGAAAGTAAACACTTCACAACTTCCTCATGTAGTACTTCTGGTAATCATTCATCTTCTGCTGCTGGAGGGCATTCTGTTCACAGTTCCAACTCGGGCTTGCCTGCAAAAAGTAATGCTGCCCCTACCTTGCCACAGACTACAAGTAATGGCTTGAGAATGTCCTTGCGGAAGGTTGTACAGCAGATTAAAACCTCCAAACAGTCTAAATCCCATCTTTTTGGTTTTGGTAATGAGGGTGACAAAAAACACAATTACAAGGTAGTTTTCAATTGACAATGTGTTTTTTTTGTTGATGCTCTCATAGTATTGTTATGCATATTCTGACATTTGAACAATTTTTGTTGTGACTTAACAGATAATCTTTCCATATGAACTATTCATGGAACTGTACTCTTATGATGCAGTGGAACTATGTCCATTTGGACTTAATAATTGTGGAAACAGGTAATCTTCGTACTTAAACTTATTTTAGCTCACAAAATAATGGTTTCAATTAGTTTGCATTACTGGTGCTAATATGGTATGCTGGAACTTGTGCATATCTCTTCACCTCTTCACCCTCGAAATAATTACCtatgtttgaattattattatctCCTCTACTATGATTAATAAGGTGTGCTTTTGAGTTGCTGATTTCTATTTTTCCTTTGAAATTTTCTGCAGTTGTTATGCTAATGCTGTCCTTCAGTGTTTGGCTTTTACTCAGCCACTTACCTCATACCTTGTCAAAGGACTCCACTCCAAAGCATGCAAGTTTCTGGTCATGACTTTTTCATGATTTCGCTCCTTGTTCATGCCACTCCTTTAATATGAGGTTTATTATTAATGTGCAGGTCGAAAAAAGGAGTGGTGCTTCATCTGTGagtttgaatgtttaattttgAAGGCAAAAGAAGGGGAGTCCCCTTTGTCCCCAATCCGGATATTATCCAAAATACAAAAATTGGAAGCAATCTTGGTCCTGGGAAGGAAGAGGACGCCCATGAATTTTTGAGGTGAACCAACCGTTaaaactattttctttttgtatGCTACTTTGGTATAAGCATCTCAACTGGGAATTAGACTTCACATCAGTGAGATGACAGGTATGCAGTTGATGCAATGCAATCTGTTTGCCTCAAGGAAGCAAGGGCTGCAGGTCCACTGGCTGAAGAGACAAGTCTAATCGGACTAACTTTTGGAGGTTACCTTCATTCGAAGGTTCTTTTTTCACAATTTTGGTTATTCCATATGTTTGTGTATTCATTGAACTTGTTCTTATTCTACAGACAcaaagtaattataatttttgcttTGTTGTTATGGTATTATCATGATTGGGTTGTCAGATAAAGTGCATGAAGTGTCTTGGTAAATCTGAGCGGTATGAGAGGATGATGGATCTAACTGTTGAGATTGATGGGGACATCGGAAGTCTGGAGGAGGCACTTGCACAGTTTACAGCTAGAGAAATCTTGGATGGAGAAAACAAATATCATTGCATTAGGTTTGTTGCTTTTTAACTGCCATTTCATTAATGTTGTTATGATTCTGCGTATAACCGTGCTTCTTGGCCATTATGGCTTATTGTTAGATATCTATTAATGTGCATCATTGCTTTCTCATCCCACTTTTGATGTTAATGAACTCTAACTTTGGCTATTTTATTGTGATACTATTACGGTAACTATTCAAATCCCACTTTTTTGGCATATTTGTTCCTATTGTAACATTTTTACTTGGATTGGCATGTAAGTACTGCCGTATGTTCTAAGGAAATATCTAGGAGTCATAACTGTTTGAGTTTCTCATTGGTAAATTCTCCCTCTTTTAATCAGGTGCAAATCTTATGTAAAAGCAAGAAAGAAGTTGACGGTATTAGAGTCACCTAATATTCTTACCATTGTTTTAAAGAGGTTCCAGGTAATTCCAAGATGCCTAGTTTCTATTTTTATGCTTCCATGTGCTTATTTAAATGCCGACTCGCGTTTACTGTCTGTACTTTTGCAGTCTGGTAATTTTGGGAAGTTAAATAAGTCAGTTCAATTTCCTGAGGTCCTTGATTTGGCCCCATATATGAGCGGATCAAGTTCGAAGGCGGTCATATACAATCTCTATGCTGTGGTTGTTCACTTGGATGTTATGGATACTGCCTTTTCAGGCCATTACGTATGTTACGTGAAGAGTTTCCGAGGGGAATGGTTCAGGATTGATGACAGCACGGTATGCTGTTTTCTGCTTAGTATATATTGAGATCATCAGATGTACTACTTTCTGTACATAAACCTGACACATGCAGCGCGATTTGTAGGTAATACCAGTGTCATTGGAGAGGGTCTTGCTCGAAAGGGCGTACATGCTCCTCTATGCGAGGTAAATGTGACTTTGAAAGCTTTGGTTACATGAAAATTTGGTTTATATATATTCAGCACAAATAACTATGGTTCTCGAAAATTTCAGGCGCTCCCCAATGGCACCAGCTTTGGTGAGAAAAAATCTCGACTCTCATAGTTTTAAACACAGGAATTTGGAAGCTGTTCCTTGTAGCCAAAACACATCCAAGTCGAGATCCGACtctaatttttcaaagttggatccCTCAATATCACAACGTAAACATAAGTATCATCCTCCAATGCAAAGAATTCCTTCAGCTGATTCATCGAGTGAGAGTTCTTCCATTTTCAGCGGCTCCGATGCAAGCTCGTGCAGCACTACAAGCACTAAGGACTCTTCCAGGAGTGAAGACTTCTCagattatttatttggtgaaacGGGACCTGAATGGTACAACCAAAATGGAATTTCATCAGAAACAGCTGCCTCGTCCTCCTATCATGGTTTTGACACAGATTCGGGGGCGGAGATGGATGGCCATGCGCGGTCACTGACATTTTTGTACACTGACTCAATTAGACAGCATTGGAATAGTAATGGTAGAGCCTCGGACTTTGAGCAAGGAGGCTGGTCTAACCCATATGATGTAAGATCATCGGGTATTTCATATAGAAGAGCAAGCGTCGACGGATCGACTCAAACGTTTTATTGAGGTTTGAGTtgacatataatatataaaataagatCCATCTTTCAGTTATTAACTTTATGATTATGATTGAGTAAAATGAGTAATCATCATTCTTTGGCTTTGCCCCATAAAATTACCTTCTAAACTGGGAAGCTTGCTGGGTTGCATTGAGTAACAGTAAATAATCGGTCTGTAAATCAGGCCAGTGCCTCGTATGTAGACCTGATCACGATTTCTTAGACGTTTTACAGACCCGTACACGATTCTTAGATGTTTTAGATTTGGGCTGCCATTTCCATCATATTATTCGccatgttctttttattttttgtttctatcGAATATATTATGGTTAAAATGTATTTGATGGAAACAAATATAAACATGGCGAATAATATGATGGACATGGCAGCCCAAATCTAAAACATCTAAGAAATCATGTAATGATCCTCCATTTCAAGAACCCAGAAAAAGTAGAACAGCCATTTCCAATAGAGAAGACAGACCAGATAAAAATGATTCGAGCCAATTTTCCTAGATGAAGCTGAAAAGATGCCAGCTGGAAACCAAATCAATCCCGTGGAACCCAAACCAGTgaaaaaatgggaggaaaaaggAGATTCTTGACCTGAGTTGGGTTCGGGTTCTCAGTCCTGCTGTAACAGTGGTGAACGACGATGGACCAGTGGATGACGATGTGGGTGAGTGGTGGAAGAACGCTGGCGATAGAGGTGGTGATCCGCAAGCCGCCATGCAGTTAGGGTTTATTTTTTTGGAATTGATTTGGGAATTGAGAGTAAGGGCTAAGGGGAGGGGAGGACGGGAAGGTTAGTAAGTTactatagaaattaaaaataattaaaaatattcagtATTAAAATTTCGCCCGGTTTGGGCAAAAAAACCCTAGTTTTCTCTAAGTTCATtttttgaacttaaatttttGGTCAAAATGGAAGTTCGAGCAGGTTTGATCAAATTACCCAACCGTGATCAGGTTTAATGGTTGACCTTatctgacattaaaataataatttcttgaGTTTGTCTTATATAACATGGTtgtgtaaattttaaaagtaGTATCAATATTGGGTTTTTTTAATTATCATGGGTTGGTTGTTGTTATTATTAACCACCTTATTTAAATCAAGAACCAGCCATCCAGTGGTTTTGCAAGAAACCTTCAAAAAAATCACCTCTTCATTTGACCCAAACATGATTCTTTCCCCTGTAAAGTTACATTCTAGCAGAAATTGCTTCCAGTATCTTATGCAAGCAAGATTACATCCAAGAAGTTAACAGAatcaaatataaaagaaattaactgaaacctacaaggattaaCTCAACTTCAATCACTGCCGTTCGTTTGGAAGAATGCAAAATCAGTTTGCTAGTTGCTGCATTCGCTATTGACTATTTAGTGTTGTTGGCTTGTTGCTAACAAGAGTATGGTTTCTGCTTCCGCATGACCAGTACAAAATAAGCATAAAATCCTGTTGCGGCAACGATAAAGACGCCAATATAAGTGCATACGGCTGTAGCACAAACATACAAGTACCTGGAAGAATTAGCAACATTAGTTTTACCACAAGGTAATTGGAATTCTGATGAATCAAATACTTTGAtggtttttttcatgaaataggtaCGATGTTTTGGAAGAACAAGAACACCAGTTATTCATGCAATTTGTCATCAGTGCAATATACGAGCATGCATAGGCACATTTCAGTCATCTAAGGATTTTTGGATGAGACTCAGAACTTACTTTGGTGAGAAAACACTCCAAACAAATAAGTGATTCTGCATTAACAGCAATACAACCGTGTATGCGGTCAAGAGAATTGAATTTATGACCAGCGGTATGAGGCATGAAAAACCCAGCATCATCATGAGATGATCTCCAGGACCTGCTTTCTCAGGAATTACAGGATGGGCCATGTTTTTCATAGAGATGTACATTACAAGGCTAAGAAGAATAAACATGGGTGACGCGTAGGTGATAATAAACATTAGAATGCCAGAAAGCAATGTCGAGTGACTTGAGATACCCTTGCAACAAGTAAAACAATGTTGAGAAAGATAAGTAACGTCAGTATCTTAAACTtcatatgaaaagaaaatatcaagtTTGCATATAAGCCTTCCATTTAAAAATGGAAACGAAAGAAAAAAGGTCTTGCATTCAAGCATATGTATTAAAAGTGAGCAAGTAAAAGAATACATACAATGAAAGCTCCAGCAACATCAATAGTAGCTAGTGTGTTGGTATTTCCTAGAGCAAAATGACCAGCCATTCCCAAGTAGTAAAATGCAGCAATCTAAGAAAACAAAATACCGACATTAGAACAAGAAAGTTGTTGCTCATTTAACAACTTCTTAAAAATGCTTTCAAGACAATATTTGCTCTGTGTCCATGTATGTAGAAATTTAATTTCTAAGGTTTCGTTTTTGACAAATTTAAAAGTTCCTTTTGCGGAGAAAACTGTAAAAACACAAACTAGAGCAACAAAGGGAGAAGGTAGAGGAAAAGGTGGCATGGGGGTTGAAgagatgaaaatgaagaaaagtcAAGGATGGTATTGCGCTCGCTGAGAAGAACGTGTATCTTTATGAATTCAATAATGACACAACAAACCAAAAAACCTATGTGCACAAACGAACTAATAATCTAAACTGAAACTAAAAATTCAGGAGCTTCTCAACCTTAGCATGCCACTTTCTAAATATCCCACTTCAAAAAAGTTCAACACGAAAGCTATCTGTGTTTAGGGACCATACCACGCAAAATTGCTTGCCTTTAACATTGAAGGAAGAAGTAAAAATCAGTCAGAAAAGTATCAGGTAGCAACTGACCTCTACCCATTCTTTATGATGCGTTCCACTTCTAGCAAAATAGAGTGTGCCGGCCAAAATTTGCAAAAGAAGCAATAATATGGGTGTTGTGTTGATTGGTTGTTGAAGTAAAAGCTGCAGAAGACACCAACATAGTACGTATGCCCATCCAATCACATATAAAGAATCCCTTAATTCCACTAATGGGAATTTCTCATGAATGCTAAGAAAAAGAGGTGAAATGGTATTATCAGTTGGGCAAATCTTGGAGGTTGAGAAAGGAATAACCCATGGCAAGGCTACAACAGTCCCGATAGTTGCAACACCAAGAATTGCATAGATTATTTGTACCAATAAGGTAGCACCATAATTAGTGGATGAAAATGTATAATCCTGGTATTTTGTGATATGCAGCAAAACCAACAATCCAGATATCAGAAAGCTAAGTCTGACCATCTGGAAACATTTTCCCTTGGATTCTATTGAAAATAAAGCAAATAAACCTATGCTAATCACCAGAAAGGCAGATATTAGCTGAAGTGATTTCACATGTTGGCTCCCAGCCTGTTCAAGCCATTTAGAAATGTCAGGAAGACTAGTCCAGTTTACGCCACCTTGATGCCAGCCTCTCAAAACCCTTCCAGAGGTAAGCAGCAGGAAGACGAAACAAATTCTAAAGTAACCTTCTCTACTTTGTCCATTTTGTGTGAAAAAAGAACTCTGAAGACGAACAACACAAAGGGACTGTGCTGTTTTACGGAGTAATAAGAGATAGAATGTGGATATCAGAAAATACCATATGTAATGCTCTTCCTCTACCATAGAACTTGATGTCATACTTGAAACAAGGATCAAGATAACACTGAGAATGAATGTCTCATCCAAAGACCAACCATTCATGCTATCATTTAAGTTCAAAGACTGTTGCTTTCCTCCATGGTAAATTTCTCTGAGCCAACAAAACATCAGGCTTGATAATATTACAGTTGAGACGAACATTGTAGCCAGTCCAAGTGCAAGTAGTTTAACAGGTTTCTGCCCCCAttaaaaggaagaaaatgaagaaaaaaactgttaaaaataacaagaaaatttaatatatttggaaaaaaaaagaaaaagaaagtctATTGTCCACACCATATTGAATATCACCAATTAGTTTCAGTTAGCTCAGAAACCTGTTGAAAAAGAATATACATACATCAGTAGATCTTCGTGATAACCACTCACTTGCAGATTTGAGAAACTTGTAATATGCTGCTGCAGCGCTGCTGTAATATTTGTTGCTAGCAGACCTACAAATTATAAAACAACAAACTGAATTAGGAATTTTAATAGGATATCGTTTCATGATTGGGATGTTAAAATAGTCTGACACATAGAAAACCCACTCAAAGCCTCTCTTAGACTTCCAGGAGGTGTATAGAGTTGTCGCTTCCATATACAAGCAACAAAGCATATCTTCTGTCTCATGATTGCAGTCAGTAGAACCTGAACTCTGATGATCATAAAATGCATCACAGGGGAAATTTCTGCATGGTAAACCTGATAACTGAGCTTGCAGCAATCTCAGCAACTGCCAAGAATTCAACTCCAGGGCCCTCAGATGTTTGTCTTCTGAATTCATCAAAAAAGGAACGGAATTAGATAATCATATCAGGTCCAGATAGCACATGGACCTAAGGaagtaatttattttcaaaattgaagcaTCTTTCATTTCCTCCCTATTTATCACCAAGGACTAGAGGATAACAATTTAGCACAAACTCCACAAGTTCCAAATACAGACATAATTACACTATTCCCTCTTTCATTGCACACTTTGCATAGCTGTAAATGTGCGATTCCCTGAGTCTTCTAATGATAGCATCTTAGGGAAGTTGAATAGAACAATGCATATTAGAAAAGCATTATCACACTCCAGACAATAAAGAGGAAAATTCATTCCACACTGTTATCATCTAGGAGCAAGGCTGAAACAATCTCTAGAAGAAttatatttttccttttggaaaacAATATCCACCTTTCCCCATTTCTTTCATGAAATGTCAAGATACTATCATTAGCACATGGACAGTTAGATATTCACCCCATAAAAAAGAGCAAAGCTCTATCAACTGAGGAAAGAAGAGATAAACCTTTTAGAGAATCAAAAGCCTCTCTAATAAGAACACCAACATTGTTTTTAGGAATTGGCACGCCAAACAAAAGAGCCAAGGTTGGTGCAATGTCAATCTGCATAAAAAATCATGAATATTAGACAACCCTATTACAAACTAAAGCACAAAAACTATAATAGCATAGTAAACCAAGCTCTTGAACCCTATTCTCATATCTGGAAATCCTAGACACTGCTAAAGCCAAAAACATATTGTTCACCTATTTAGAGTTTCCATTAAGATACAGAGACTATATAGCAAAGGAGAGACTTGTAAATGCTCAACTTCCCCCAACTGAaggataaaagaaagaaaatgtaataggaaaataaatgaaaatgaaaaacttCAGCACAGTTTAGGATGGCATTCAGCACTGTCAACTTTCAGTGAAAAGAAAATCATGTTCAAGTCCCCTTTTAAGTCGCTGAAGAAAATAAAAGGTGGTGCACTGTAACACCTATGCGCTCAGCAATAGATGAGGAGTTTGTGATACAgcttgataaaaaaaatagaactaCCAGAAACTACTAATAGCTACAATAAAATGTTGTGAAGTTCCATTAGTTCAATTACCTGGTTGATGACTGATGCATAGTCAAAGACATGATTCCTCAGACCAATAAAAAGAGCTAATGTGTCAGTTTCTTCATATGTAGAACCCCCATGATTACCATTTTCTGTCATGCCATGATCACTTACTATCATCTACATGCGGAATAAAATGAAGATATATCAGATAAATCCAAAATATCAGTTGATTCATAATGGCAACAATAGATCTAAATAGGGCCAAGTCATTGCATCATATAAAAGCAAGATGCATAGTGCCGGTGCAAATAGCTTATTGAAACAACCCAAATGCACCAGAGGTTCAAACCAAATCAGAATTTTGCCAAATATGGAAGGACGTAGCTCTGCTTTTGGAAAGCTTACATGACACTGGATGCTGCTAAAATGAGaaggcttgaaaaataaaaagaccCAAGTCCCTATGTCATTTCACAACACAAGGTATAGATTTAATAAAGAAGTCTTGACTTCTTGAAAAAGTCAAGCTCTTAGATCCCATACATAGAAAGTTCTCCAAATCAAAGCTCTACAGGGATCTATGTGAAGAAGTGTTTGAACGCTTAGTATGAAGATCAAGAGCTAATGATATACCATAATGGACCAATATTTCTATTCAAAGTTGATTAAGGATATTGATAGCTTGCTTATCACTACATTCCCATCAGCAATTGCCCTGTAAAAGCTTACATATCATCCCCTTTTCTGGAACTGTTAAAGACTATTATGAACTATAACTTGCACACATGCATATGAGCACACACATTCCCTTTAGCAATTGGATTGCAGAAGCTTCAGTATGTAATCCCCTTCGGTCTTTCCCACAAACATAATGACTGACAAGAACAAGAATTTTTATAGgcacatatatgcatgtataagcATTGAAATACCACATTTGTCAAGTGTTAGGTTTCTTGTGGTCATATCTTAAAATTGAGCCACTCCACCTATTACAAATTACTTTAGGTTGCTTAACATGGTATCAGATCCCAGGTTTTGTTTTGTGTTCTTCCTGTCTAACCCCCAAGTGAGGCTAACCACACCTTGTGAGGTTGTCCATTCATAGGCTTCTGTTGAGCTACAAACGAAAGGCAGCACTAAAGTGGTACCCAAAATCTGTTAAGTGTATGGTTTCTTATGGTCTTATATTAAATGTGGGCCTCTCCACTTATAATCAACTGATTTTAGGCAGCATGCTTAATGATAAACAAGCTTGCTCAAGCACGCATCATTCAATGCCACTCATCACTATCTAGCATGTATATCATTACCCTAAATATTTATTGGCATCTCATATATCTTGCCATCAGGTATATAGAGTTTATTTCATAAAACAATAATCACAATGTGTGAATCCAGGTGCAATTGTCAAATAACAAGCATAAGAAGTAGTGGAGCTAAATCAATGACTGATGAGCCAATTTTACTATTTAAGTCTTCCAATTTATCCCTACGTTTTAGGATGCTCCCAGATCATACGTCAAATTCATGATTAAGATTTTCTAAAAGTAAGGATGCAATTGTCTAGAGTTGTTTTATCAGTTTGAAATCAATAATTCAAGAAGCACTAAATAGCACAAACCAAAAGTGTCCGCCCTAGGCCATTTCCTTGGGATTGATTAATACTTGAATGGATCAACTTCACCACCTCATCCATCTCCTTCATTTTTGGGGTCATCAATACACTAAGAAAGATGAATAAACATGTAAATGAGGTCTGTTGATGTTATAAATCTTTTCCCACTATGGGAACCAATATGAATATCAAGTAACAAAATAAGGAAAAGTCATATAAAAAAGAAGGGTAAATTCTACAAGCATCTTTGAGTTTTGATTACATTTAGGGATTGCAATAGAGCAGGACGATTATATCCACCACTTGCATAGATATTGAAAACATCCATTTCCATGGATGTTGGTTACATCCACAACCCACTCAACACTGCTCTTTCGCACTTTTTtacttatgatttttatatttatattagtaTCTAAGATAATTTATTCATAAATATACTTTCAATATATATAATTCTTTAGTATAAATATGATGTATGTGAAttcttgtatatatattattttagtacatatatctagcacatatttaaaatatatacaggGTACATAAAATCTTTtaaggggtaaaatagtaaatttaaaagGTGTGGCCAGGCAGTGCAAAGCAAGAATTTACCAAAACTGCCCCGCTCCACTGCCTGTCTCCAtggctaaaaaataaaaataaaaagtaaaaacctCCCCATTTGGAGCAGGTCGAgttttaccatccttaatcaCATTACACCTCAATCATGCATTTTGCTCCAAATGGTGATATAAGGATACTGCATTGACAATTACACTGCATCCGATCCTagacatataaaatattttacaccACAAACACAAAGCATCCTGAAAATAGCCTTAATAGGAAAAGTGGAGATTGGTTTTTTGAATCATCCAACATGCAGTGCTACTAGGTAAAGAGTAAATGACAAATAATGTCCCCACCCCCcccccacaaaaaaaaaaaaaaaagaagcagaaaAAGCTGCGCTGATGGAAGGCATAAATTAGCCAAATACATAAATCTTATATTTACACTTCTTAgtattttctaaatatatatatatatttgcacttCTTAGTAAATAAAATTCGCCAATATGTTGACAAGCTCACATTGTAGATCATGTAATAACCCATTTCTATATTTTTAGTTCTATTGCTCTTTACTGTATGCGTCATTACTTTATCCAGCAAATTTGCATGTCATCTAGACCCATAAATACAATTTGATCCAAGCCAAACAAAGAACAGAACTTTGAAAAGGAATTAATCTCCATAGGGGAAAAATTAGAGAAAAGGATATATTTACCTATTTATCCCATAACGAAACAggcaaaataaaacaatttattgaTCATCGTGTAAAACACAACTCATGCCAAGAAGCtgcattttcataattaaatgtaGGTAGTGTAACATAATTAGTTATACATGTATAGATAGCAACAAATATCAGTCATTTAGGTTTTAATGACATGTTTCTCTATGCATGTGTCTGTTGCAACAAACATCACTCCTTTTGGTTTTGATTAAATGTCCCATGTAACTGCTGAGAATGAAAATGCATATCAAGAATATATTGCCTTAGAATCCAATTGTAGcctaaattgaagaataaaacTGCAATTTAGTTCAAATGAAGATAAAGGTAAAATCATATAATGTAATACCTGTTCCGCCCACCAATATGTCCaacatgatccaatcctagatagTGCAGAATCTGCAAACAGCACCAATTAAAATGTGCTACAATGGAGGTAAAGTATACCACCAAGAAAACCACAATTCAACAATCCAATTTTCAACTTAGCTTTCAGAATATCTAAATATAGCAAATAATGCAATTTGAGAAACTTTCACATGACAAATAGCAGCTTCTAATTCTCAGCATACAAAGAGTTTAACAAGAACATTAATTTAGCAGAAGAAACAGAGAAGGCTTAAAACAAAGGCACAATCAGGCTGATGCTTAacattataataacataatagaTCTGAATCAAGGTGAGCAATGGAAGTAAAAATAATGAAGAGAATGCAACAATAAGCAGGCCCAACCTAACATAATAAATCCTAtcaaattaaaaagagaaaacCATACAAACAGGAAATCTACTCTCATTCTTGCTCAATCTAGAGCCATTTCTTTTATGGCATTGTGAAGCCTATTTTACTGTTGTCAATATAGAATGTACCGGAACTGATGTGTAGTTATTGGAGTACTTTCATGACATCATACTACATTCATGTCCCTCTTACTCTGCATAACATTATTAATGGTTTTCAACTATGACGTTTGATCATATTGAACTCCAACATAGCACCTAAGATTGGTATGTTAAGTTAATCTTCAAAGCAGTCAATGAATAGTTTATTAATTATATTGGATTTATAACTAAGCTCAGCAAACAGGATGGAGACAAATAAGAACAAGAAAAACACAGAAACCAACCTAGGCAGCACCAGCACAGTAGCATGAATGTAAACAGTGGTAACCACGAACATCTTAACTTAGAAAAGTAGAAACTAGAGAGTACCTAAGCTGGCAACCTTTGGTGTCTTGAGTATTATgtttctccaattataataataataaagtaaaaaaaaaaaaaactgagatGGGGACAAACATCAATATAACAATATTACAAGATATTTCcttttagatcaaggaaaataaaaaatgctAACCAAAAGATCCCAGTCATCTTTACTAAGTTCATCTCCCAAATGTCGCGAAACATTTTGATCTACTTGCACAGTATCCTTCACCTGTATCAATAACAAATTATGTAAAGTCAGGAATCTGCTCACATAATTTTTACAGATAAAGATAAAACACTGCATGCCAAGAATGAGAAATACATAGAAGCTGCTAACACCATCATGCCTTTTGAATAACCCAGGAAACAACTTAAGCCATGTTTCATCACCGAGCATCACCATTTTCCGGCCAATCTTGAAAAACTGACCTGCCATATGAGTGAATAATGAAGCCCCTCAATAGATCCATTAAAAGTAAAACGTACTCTTGCATTACAGAACATCAAGGTAACTTTAAATCTAACCAAGAAGATTGTCATCTGTCATAGCCTGTGTGTTAAAATTGAATGCTACATCCAAGAATCCACCAATTGCACC includes:
- the LOC107950408 gene encoding GPI ethanolamine phosphate transferase 2 isoform X2 — encoded protein: MPYTQSLLASGSAIGYHAKAAPPTVTMPRLKAMVSGAIGGFLDVAFNFNTQAMTDDNLLGQFFKIGRKMVMLGDETWLKLFPGLFKRHDGVSSFYVKDTVQVDQNVSRHLGDELSKDDWDLLILHYLGLDHVGHIGGRNSVLMTPKMKEMDEVVKLIHSSINQSQGNGLGRTLLMIVSDHGMTENGNHGGSTYEETDTLALFIGLRNHVFDYASVINQIDIAPTLALLFGVPIPKNNVGVLIREAFDSLKEDKHLRALELNSWQLLRLLQAQLSGLPCRNFPCDAFYDHQSSGSTDCNHETEDMLCCLYMEATTLYTSWKSKRGFESASNKYYSSAAAAYYKFLKSASEWLSRRSTDKPVKLLALGLATMFVSTVILSSLMFCWLREIYHGGKQQSLNLNDSMNGWSLDETFILSVILILVSSMTSSSMVEEEHYIWYFLISTFYLLLLRKTAQSLCVVRLQSSFFTQNGQSREGYFRICFVFLLLTSGRVLRGWHQGGVNWTSLPDISKWLEQAGSQHVKSLQLISAFLVISIGLFALFSIESKGKCFQMVRLSFLISGLLVLLHITKYQDYTFSSTNYGATLLVQIIYAILGVATIGTVVALPWVIPFSTSKICPTDNTISPLFLSIHEKFPLVELRDSLYVIGWAYVLCWCLLQLLLQQPINTTPILLLLLQILAGTLYFARSGTHHKEWVEIAAFYYLGMAGHFALGNTNTLATIDVAGAFIGISSHSTLLSGILMFIITYASPMFILLSLVMYISMKNMAHPVIPEKAGPGDHLMMMLGFSCLIPLVINSILLTAYTVVLLLMQNHLFVWSVFSPKYLYVCATAVCTYIGVFIVAATGFYAYFVLVMRKQKPYSC